The window TTTCTTTGTCAGacgcaaaagaaattataatggaGAATTTAGTATTACAAGGCTATTTTATGAttaatatctttttttccttaaaaactTACTATTCGGCCAAATTCATCTGTCCTTTCAATGCGGATCTCTTTCTGTCCACCATCTGCAATGCCTACGAGCTTGCTTTTCTTCTTATCCATGTTTCTACCACCccactcaacagtttctttaaGTGTTCCCCGATCCTTGAGCAGCTTTAGGGCACCCGACAGCCCTTTCCCCACTGCAGCTTCATGAATTGTCTCATCCGGAACAActtcctcctcatcctcattaaCAGAACCTTCATCATTACCAAATTCTTTAAATTCTGTCCAGCCTCCAGGCTCATCTTTTACTTCATTATCAGATGTTACTGGTGCTTCATCTTCATCCATGAAGACATCTTCTGTGTCAGGCTTACGAGAAACTGGAACATGAAGGGTAACGGCACAATTTCAGTACCTCACTTGGTAAGAAAATAACATCACATATTCTTTTCAGACACCAAAGACCATATCAAGCAATTGGTGGATATAACACCGATTTCAAGAGGAAGTAATTTCAATTACATGAATGAAATCTCAAAATTGCAATGCAAGCCCAATATGCAtgtctctctccctttctcagTAGAACCAACAGCGTTCTTAGCCAGCATATATCCTGAAAACTAACTGTGGTTTTAAAACTAAGCAACTCCAATATGGCCAAAACAGTTGAATAAGTCCAGTGCTCTTCAAGACAGCAATCCCCTCGACCAGCAATTAGGAATTTAGTTCGGAAGTTAAAATGCATCCCAAATAAACAAGCTACTGTGACTGCATGAGCCACAGACTGCAAGTTGTATGCGAAAAGTTCGCTTGTTTGCAAGTTGTCCAGGATGTTGTTCAATGAGGCACATCAAGTGCACTGCTTGTTCGCACATACACAGAAGGCAAATTCTAAAATAAGTCACTTACAATCAATCTTTCAGTATGCATACAgtgaaagaacaagaaatgtTGCTCATTGACCATCCAAACAATACCAGAATTCTAAACTAAACAGCCAACTTAAACTAGTTTTGACCCAATAAGCAGCAATGCTACCCAAATCAGCAAAAGGCAGTAATCTGAAAAAACTGGAGAACAAAATAAGGGTTCCACAGTtcagaaagaaaatatgatcgCAACTTGTCCAGGCCAACACAGAATTAATCAAATGTATACCTTCATCAACCTCGAGGCCTGAAACAAAACCTTCTATTTCTGTCATGACAACCCTGCTTTCCTGTGATTCTCCAGTCGTGACACTCTGATTTTCTGCATTGTGTGTGCTGGGAATACTACTGGCACGAAGAGCTATCGCTTTAGGACCAGAAGCCCCCTTCTCTTCTTGCTTCTTTAGAGCCAATTTCCTAGCTCTCTCTAAAGATTTATAAAGATCTTCATCGTCGTCAGCAATGACCATGTTTTCGTCATTCTCCGTCTTAACAGGAAGAGTTTGCTCCACCCGCAGTAACCTAGATGCCTCCTCTGCTTTAGCATAGGCCAATTGGAAGGCATTCTTTCTCATCTCAGCCTCGATTTTCTCTTGTTCCTCTCTGCTAGCCTGCCTCCTCCCATCCTTACGTGATCCAAGATCTCCAACACCCAACCCTGCTGAAACTGCTTCCGCTTCAAGGGCATCTAAGTCCAACTTCTCTTTCTTCCGtaaggatttctttttcttgggctTTCTGAATCGAAGCAATTCTTCTTGAGTGTAATAATCGGATGAGGTCTTGGCAGATGAGGTGAGATCTTCATAATGACTACTTGAAGAAACACCTTGTAGCCTCCTTCTTAGCTGTATATGAAGTACACGAAACTTCTTTAGAACGACCAAGCAGACCTCATTCGTATTCTAACTAATGCTGAACCACAAGATGCAGAAAAACTAGTTACctcttccaatttcttttcagcTTCATTGGTCAAACGTCCACTTGAGTCAAGAGTTACCCCCTGAAACCATCAAAAGAAGTGGGAATGCAATAGCTAGATATGACACTTGTAatcagaaaagagaaaaaaaactaacCTCATCTTGAGCCGGATCATCATATTGTGGAAGCATTTTCTTCTCTGATGCAGGGTCATCACTGAATCTAAAAATGACAGAGCTAATAATAAGTTGAGTGTATGCATATACCAATAGGGATAAGAATATTTGGCTTACTTGTCATCATAGATtccacttttcttcttggcagcTTTGTAAGCTTCATCCCTATGTTTCTGCTCTCCAATTTCCACATTCTCAAGCATATCAACTTCTGCATTTACAAGCAAAACTCTATcaaacataaaattaaacaagTAGTAAGGACCAAAGATAACACGATTGCCAAAGGCTTACCTTCATTGATGTCTCCATCTGCAAGTATGTTCTGATCTTTGAGTGTCAAAACAACTGCTCCACCTTCAACAACCTTATCAAGTCCGTGAAGTACTTTCACCCCTGCTAGATCATCTGTCAACAAAGTTGTTCTCTATGCATTAAGATCAATTTTACAGAAGCTTAAAGCACAATaaaaaatacatattgataTTCCCTACAACAATAAACAAAGATAAATCAAGTAGAGGTATGACCATTCTGGATGAAATAAGCAACACTTAGCAAATgcacaaatgaaaaagaaggcTGAGCAAATGCAACAGCACACATGCACAATTAGGTCCTAATAATCTGATGTTCTAGTGTTCCCAACATAATTGCAAAGCAATATTGTAAGTTTGACAAGGGCATATAGTGAAATCATTACATGCTTCTCAGTTCAAGAGAAGTCATAAAGTAAAGTAGAAAGCATAGaacatgtatatgatgtaaTTCACAAAAGTTGAAGAAATCATACGAGCATTTCTAGGAACTTCTTGCTCATCTTCGCTCTCTCCATGACCAATATCATCCTGAGAATGAGCATAAGAGGATCAGTTACCTAGTTACCTATATTAATCACGTACTTATAATAAGGCATCTACAATCACAATCTGACCTGCTCCTCAAATACTTTAGATAGCCGCATGACTTTCTCCTTTTCTGCATTCCTTTTCTGTTCAAGCTTACGACTCCTATTAACCCATGCCAATATCTCAGAAGCACCCTCAGACTCGGGCTGTCTTTTCAGTCTCTCTTCTTTTGCCCTAATAGAAGACATATACTCAACTTCTTTCTTCACATCACAGAAATAGAGCAGTTCAAAAAAGAATGTGACTTTACATGTTAATGGGTAAAAGCAAATGGTATCAGTTTTGCAATATATTCAAAGTCCAAATTCATGATATAAGGAAATATTTGCAAAGTAACCCTCTATTATGTAAATGAAATTCAGCAACATATCATAATGCAAGTTGTGTTCCAGATAATAAGTTCATAACTTAAATTTAGCTGCTGAACTTGCTTCATGAGACATGATATAGGTGAATTGTTTCTCCCTACAACATTTCAATAATCAAGTTTTGCACcaatatcaaataaattcaGAGCAACAAGCACCTAGCATCCCACAACCAGCAATCAAAACTAATGTCCTGatgttttggacaatttcccttCATCTGAGCAAGTAGGAAAAACAAATGCATATCATTCAAGTCTTTCGTAAAATTCCATGGTGCAAGAAAATCCAGAATGTTTAACCCATATTATCCTTGAGATTTGAGGATCAGAAAAACATGCATTAGTGAAGTTGCAACATGTACTTGGGAACAAAAAGGTTGAAAAACTAGCACAATCAAGCATCAGATACAACTTGACTGAACATAGAAAACCAATTCCCTAAAAGCACAATGAATGTTCACTTACTTTGAGATGCGGTCTTGTAGATTGGAGGTGGACAACCTAGTTCCATCCAAAGCACTATCGGGATTTTGCCCGTGCCcaacatcttccttttcttcagcAATGTCAAATTCCACTCTATTATCCTTGATCCTATCATAGTCATGTGCATCCCCTTTCCTGATTACCCTTTCTTTATCTCTTGACCTGTCTCTGTCGTGATCTTCCTCCCTGTCCCTCTGCCTATTGCTCTTCTCCTTTGCTTCATCTGTCACCCTGtccttctccttttctcttcctttgtctctatatttttctctctctttctcctttggcttctccttctccctctctctttctttctccctgctactcttctccttccccttctctTTGTCATCACTCTCCTTTTCTACCTCACGATCCTTCCGTCTATCCTTTCGATCTTTTTCCCTCTCACGCTCTCGCTCCCGCTCCCGCTCCCTCTCCTTGTCTCTATGTTTGTCACGCTGTtcataatctctctctttctctctacccTTAGTAATCCTGCTCCTATCCTTCTCGTGCTCCTCTCCATCTTCCTTCCTCCTATCCTTCTCACGCTCATCTCTATCATCCTTCCTCCTATCCCTGCTTGAGAGTCTATCgtcttttgcttctttgtctttttctttgttccctTGATCCTTCTCTTCTCGGTGACCACTCTTTTTCCGATCCTTACTCCTATGCTTACTCAAATCTCTAGACTTATGCCCACCAATTTCCTCGGAATCACCATCCCCCACGTCTCGCTTCTCTCTGTTAGGAGATTCATCCAATTCCATCTCCTCACTCTATTCAACTTTTGAACCCTTTATGCCAAAGCTATAACCTTCAGCCAAGTGCTGTCAATGACGCCTGTGCGAGGAGGGTTATTTGTATAAGATGATTAATGTGAGGACATCAGTCAgatggaaataaaataaaataaaaaagtccgGTAATGTAGTTTGATATTCCCATCAATTGATGAAATTACCCAAACTTTTCCAAGATCAAAGGCATTCATCATCTACATCAATCAAACTTTAGTATTACTATCTATTGAAACTTTACACCCGTTTGCTTGAATTAACGTGCTCACCTAATTCTCCAGTTTCAAGTTTTCTGTTCCACACACGAAACAATCGTTGCCCTCTTAAGTGAACAAGAAACACGGAAGCAGGCAATTATCTCTTTCATAGTATCGACAAAGAGCAACACAAAAGCAAACTCAAGGCGGAGCTCAGCCGATTCAAACCATCGATTCGCGACAGAAACAACCAAAAACTAGGGAGCTAATCAGTTTTATGACAATAAGAGATTCGACCGACCGACGGCAAAAGGGGAACCTGAAAAGCCGAAGCAAGAAGAAACCCTAAGAGCAAGCAAAACTCTGATTCAGGAATCAAGTCGGTACCCAAACTAATTCACGAactcccaaaaaataaaacttcaaAAGCACGGGTTGAAGCCAGTCCGAAATCGACTAAATTTCACCTGATTGAGACGACGGAGCTCGCGATTCTAGATTCACGAGAGCTAGAACAGAGCAGCCGAGCGTAACGGGAAGGTGGATGGGAGAAGACAGACCCTGTGGCTGCGCCCGACACTTGGATTTCGCGGAGGCCACCACGCCAAATCAACTCTCCGCAAGCCCTAGCTCGAACGGGACGCACCGTCTCTGAACGAACCAGCCGCACGACGGCGGACAGAAATAGTCGGGCGAAGCGGGAGCCGACGCGACAGCCGCACGCACGTCGGAGGAGGTCGATAAAGGCCGACTTCAATTTCAGGGACGTGATTCTGCCCAGTGGAGTGCCGCTAAAACGCAACGTCGCAGTGATGACCAGAGAGACCCACGCTTCTTGTTTTTTGACATTTAGGCCAGTTATGGTCGTATCGTGGTTCACAAGAGGTTTAATTTCTTGacaattaattagaaatttcgaGAAGGAAAACATGAATTTCATATTTGTTACAGCATAAATCTCATCAATCACCGGTGGATGAAGCGAGCAATCTCGTTCCGCCGGGACTTTCAACAATGCatgtcttatttttttatttcgcaTGAATGCATTTgaggaattcttttttttttttcccatctcttttacttttttaatattttcttttcgttGTAGCATTTAAAATGTGCTTGAGAGTCcccacatctttttttttttttttttgtaaaggtaataaatatataaataaagctAAGGTAATATACAAAAGATTAGCACCAAAAACCTATACTCATTCCTCATAATGAGACAAAGTGTGAGGGAGCCAATGTAAGAGGCCACATAGGCAAACAAAAAAGCCACAAGGGCACagcaacaaaacaaacaagcgAGAAAGAGAAACAACAAGGCTGACCAACCCTCAGTCCCCCAAGGAAGCGGCTAAGAACGGCTAGCCAAGAAAGATAGGAGCAACTCGCGCAAAGCAACAACTAAGGAGCACTAGTCAGACGAGAGAACACCGCAGGTCGAACCCCCAACCACGCTGAAGCCTCTTATTCCTCGGGGTAGGAGGAACATCTTTGAATGTTATAGCTTTATCCCTCACAACCTTAATAAGGTGGTTTTTTAGAGCCGAGACCACTAAGGATTCGCCCCGAAATATAATCGCATTCCTCTTTTTCCAAATAAGGTGACACATAGCTTCAAACGAGAACCGCgcaatgcaatggaagaagtcCTTACCAGATAAGAACTTTAAGGCCCAACTAAGAATATCTTTCCAACATCTATTCCGCCACGGAGGTTACACTTGACGGCCCAAAAAGTAGGCCGAGAAGCCGAGGTGCGACACCCGAAGAATAAATGTTCGATAGAATGGAACATCATTGCGAAGGCATAAACATTATAGTCAATCCTTCCATGAGAAAGAAGCGGATCGGGTCGGCGGGCGATTTTGGTTATAAGCCATAAATTAAACTGGAATCGCGGGCTACGTATTGTCCCAAACAAAAGATGCCCAATCAACACGATCCTTCTTGACTCTAATGGAATTCCATCTTTGAGTTACGAGAGAATGATCCGAGCGTCACAAACCAGGTAAACCTCACAAGAGCCGAAGAGAGGACCGGGAGAGAGATCCCCCATCTTTCCAAAAAGGATTTAAATAAACAACCCATAGAGAT of the Eucalyptus grandis isolate ANBG69807.140 chromosome 10, ASM1654582v1, whole genome shotgun sequence genome contains:
- the LOC104423204 gene encoding SART-1 family protein DOT2, which translates into the protein MELDESPNREKRDVGDGDSEEIGGHKSRDLSKHRSKDRKKSGHREEKDQGNKEKDKEAKDDRLSSRDRRKDDRDEREKDRRKEDGEEHEKDRSRITKGREKERDYEQRDKHRDKEREREREREREREKDRKDRRKDREVEKESDDKEKGKEKSSREKEREREKEKPKEKEREKYRDKGREKEKDRVTDEAKEKSNRQRDREEDHDRDRSRDKERVIRKGDAHDYDRIKDNRVEFDIAEEKEDVGHGQNPDSALDGTRLSTSNLQDRISKAKEERLKRQPESEGASEILAWVNRSRKLEQKRNAEKEKVMRLSKVFEEQDDIGHGESEDEQEVPRNAHDLAGVKVLHGLDKVVEGGAVVLTLKDQNILADGDINEEVDMLENVEIGEQKHRDEAYKAAKKKSGIYDDKFSDDPASEKKMLPQYDDPAQDEGVTLDSSGRLTNEAEKKLEELRRRLQGVSSSSHYEDLTSSAKTSSDYYTQEELLRFRKPKKKKSLRKKEKLDLDALEAEAVSAGLGVGDLGSRKDGRRQASREEQEKIEAEMRKNAFQLAYAKAEEASRLLRVEQTLPVKTENDENMVIADDDEDLYKSLERARKLALKKQEEKGASGPKAIALRASSIPSTHNAENQSVTTGESQESRVVMTEIEGFVSGLEVDEVSRKPDTEDVFMDEDEAPVTSDNEVKDEPGGWTEFKEFGNDEGSVNEDEEEVVPDETIHEAAVGKGLSGALKLLKDRGTLKETVEWGGRNMDKKKSKLVGIADGGQKEIRIERTDEFGRILTPKEAFRLLSHKFHGKGPGKMKQEKRMKQYHEELKLKQMKNSDTPSSSAERMREAQAQMKTPYLVLSGHVKPGQNSDPRSGFATIEKDPGSLTPMLGDRKVEHFLGIKRKPEPSNLGASKKPKS